One genomic window of Solanum dulcamara chromosome 12, daSolDulc1.2, whole genome shotgun sequence includes the following:
- the LOC129877146 gene encoding glutaredoxin-C9-like translates to MQEALPYKSWNFIPTNPTTLNKSSSLINQINYSKGNFKKMVTENAVIVFRRRGCCMSHVIKCLLQCLGANPFMYDIEEKYENEAIVELEDIGKIVGRGDREDDRSLSLPLPLPAVFIGGELFGGLDRIMAAHISGELCPVLKNAGALWL, encoded by the coding sequence aTGCAAGAAGCACTTCCATACAAATCATGGAATTTTATTCCAACAAATCCCACAACTCTAAACAAATCTTCATCTCtaataaatcaaatcaattacTCAAAagggaattttaaaaaaatggtaaCGGAGAATGCCGTTATAGTTTTTAGACGACGTGGCTGTTGTATGAGCCACGTCATCAAATGTTTACTTCAATGTCTAGGAGCGAACCCCTTTATGTACGACATTGAAGAAAAATACGAAAATGAAGCGATAGTGGAGCTTGAGGATATCGGTAAAATTGTCGGCCGTGGTGATCGGGAAGATGACCGGAGTTTGTCGTTGCCGTTGCCGTTGCCGGCGGTGTTTATCGGAGGAGAGTTGTTTGgaggattggatcggattatgGCAGCTCATATTAGTGGTGAATTGTGTCCTGTTTTGAAAAATGCAGGGGCCTTGTGGctttga
- the LOC129876611 gene encoding prohibitin-1, mitochondrial codes for MNLNNVKVPKMPGGGATSALIKFGVIAGLGVYGVANSLYNVEGGHRAIVFNRIVGVKDKVYPEGTHFMIPWFERPVIYDVRARPHLVESTSGSRDLQMVKIGLRVLTRPVPDQLPTVYRTLGENYNERVLPSIIHETLKAVVAQYNASQLITQRENVSREIRKILTERAANFNIALDDVSITSLTFGKEFTAAIEAKQVAAQEAERAKFVVEKAEQDKRSAVIRAQGEAKSAQLIGQAIANNPAFITLRKIEAAREIAQTISHAANKVYLSADDLLLNLQDLNLDTARK; via the exons ATGAATCTCAACAATGTTAAGGTTCCCAAGATGCCTGGTGGTGGTGCGACTTCTGCTTTGATTAAGTTTGGAGTTATTGCTGGTCTTGGTGTGTATGGAGTTGCCAACAGTCTCTACAATGTTGAGGGTGGGCATCGCGCAATTGTTTTCAACCGTATTGTTGGTGTTAAAGACAAG GTTTATCCAGAAGGGACGCACTTCATGATTCCTTGGTTTGAAAGACCAGTCATATATGATGTCCGTGCACGACCCCATCTTGTGGAGAGCACTTCGGGAAGTCGTGACCTTCAGATG GTAAAAATTGGTCTTAGGGTTCTCACTCGTCCAGTTCCAGACCAACTACCCACTGTTTACCGAACTCTTGGTGAAAACTACAATGAAAGGGTCCTACCTTCAATTATTCATGAAACTTTGAAGGCTGTGGTTGCCCAATACAATGCTAGCCAGCTCATCACCCAGAGAGAG AATGTTAGCAGAGAAATAAGAAAGATTTTGACAGAAAGGGCAGCCAACTTCAACATTGCTCTAGATGATGTATCTATAACAAGCCTGACATTTGGAAAAGAGTTTACAGCTGCAATTGAAGCAAAACAGGTGGCTGCTCAAGAAGCCGAGAGGGCAAAGTTTGTTGTGGAAAAAGCTGAGCAAGATAAGCGAAGTGCTGTTATCAGAGCTCAG GGAGAAGCTAAGAGTGCCCAGCTGATTGGTCAAGCTATTGCCAACAATCCAGCATTTATCACTCTCAGGAAGATTGAAGCAGCCAGAGAAATCGCCCAGACTATCTCACACGCAGCAAACAAGGTGTACTTGAGTGCCGATGATCTGTTGCTTAACCTTCAGGACTTGAACTTGGACACTGCAAGAAAGTGA